The Bacteroidota bacterium genome includes a window with the following:
- a CDS encoding TonB-dependent receptor plug domain-containing protein: MIGSKNPSKLYWQVPAGIRKLGRMLLCLVFSAGVAQAQIPDADQPLRLFTLDAKDLDTSFRPTNEKIVLGANRIAENSDEIAIKTYIITKEQIQQNGWSTLLDVLRTVPGFQISEPANALLGEAFLMRGMMGNLYTKILINGVPILPSAAPGQPLGGNLPIKQAERIEIVLGPATTVYGNDALAGVINIVIAEVERPVEARASIGLGSPNMDEFHLLLGGKVGSSRRVLQYQIFGSSRQMKDRNLNFGDSLLGVDTSLVRGNTNWSPDPNSNLPRLTDYGHQSRLLGASLQFGGFRLMGFKMYRKDHASLAQQPLEVSYSDPYTSIADNVSNLQLQFDKTLGKFWVHTNISYLDYRIDNNSAYLGVDHPISNGRNFIYAASQDLLAEQLANFKAKNWSVLVGGNYARRKGDAFQSYLIRPFDEGSVVFDSIAGGDVVENATSTTTNLGPKSVFNQYVYNDFGVFSQANFHTKRLNFLAGIRYDKQQANQPQLSWRLGGFGKLTEGIRIRAVVSRAYRAAGTFYRFNNYRYRAAPMELQPNYKREEADLVSETILNGEAGLVVKPAKWLQLEMDYFMYRLSNSIFFDQNFPTDSTGQGPNPNLSIGYRNTASSAVLQAAQMGAYLDFGWLKADLYAQLNIGREAIEGIDTLEAYRSVPGFQGNAAIHFQKEKWFRLSIFGRYVGRIENYYFAKLNDGVVSQSVGGFYNLDAALGRTFAKRIYLYLRVKNLTNSVSRGISTNFISTRQLHYIPQERRFFILGVNFIL, from the coding sequence ATGATAGGATCCAAGAACCCCTCGAAGTTGTATTGGCAGGTCCCTGCAGGCATCAGGAAATTGGGCAGGATGCTCCTTTGCCTTGTATTTTCCGCAGGCGTTGCCCAAGCCCAAATTCCTGATGCCGACCAGCCGTTGCGGCTGTTTACCTTGGATGCCAAGGATTTAGACACAAGCTTTCGGCCGACCAACGAGAAGATCGTCTTGGGCGCCAACCGTATCGCGGAAAATTCGGATGAGATCGCGATCAAAACCTATATCATTACCAAAGAGCAGATTCAGCAAAATGGATGGAGCACGCTTTTGGATGTACTCCGTACCGTTCCCGGATTCCAGATTTCTGAGCCTGCCAATGCCTTGCTGGGTGAGGCCTTCCTGATGCGCGGCATGATGGGCAATCTCTACACAAAAATCCTGATCAATGGCGTCCCCATCCTTCCTTCTGCGGCTCCAGGCCAGCCTTTGGGTGGTAATTTGCCCATCAAGCAGGCCGAGCGCATCGAGATTGTCCTCGGGCCAGCCACAACGGTATATGGCAATGACGCCTTGGCGGGGGTCATCAACATCGTCATTGCCGAGGTCGAGCGACCCGTCGAGGCGCGTGCAAGCATCGGGCTGGGCTCACCCAATATGGACGAATTTCATCTGCTACTCGGTGGCAAGGTCGGCAGCAGCCGCAGGGTTTTGCAATATCAGATATTCGGATCAAGTCGGCAGATGAAAGACCGGAACCTGAACTTTGGCGATTCCTTGTTGGGCGTGGATACCAGTTTGGTCCGTGGCAACACCAATTGGTCGCCTGATCCCAATTCGAATTTGCCGAGATTGACTGACTATGGCCATCAAAGCCGCCTGCTTGGGGCGTCGTTGCAGTTTGGGGGATTCCGGTTGATGGGGTTCAAAATGTACCGCAAAGACCATGCGTCACTCGCGCAGCAGCCGCTTGAGGTTTCCTATTCTGATCCATACACCAGCATCGCCGACAATGTCTCCAACCTGCAATTGCAGTTTGACAAGACCCTCGGCAAATTTTGGGTTCATACCAACATTTCCTACCTCGACTACCGCATCGACAACAATTCGGCCTATTTGGGTGTGGATCATCCGATCAGCAATGGGCGCAATTTTATCTACGCCGCCTCGCAGGATCTGCTTGCAGAACAACTTGCCAATTTCAAAGCCAAAAATTGGAGTGTTTTGGTGGGGGGCAACTATGCCCGTCGCAAAGGCGATGCTTTTCAAAGTTATCTCATCCGGCCTTTTGACGAAGGTAGCGTGGTTTTTGACAGCATCGCAGGGGGAGATGTTGTCGAGAATGCAACCTCAACGACGACGAACTTGGGGCCAAAATCGGTGTTCAACCAATATGTGTACAACGATTTTGGCGTCTTTTCGCAGGCGAATTTCCATACCAAACGGTTGAATTTTTTGGCTGGCATTCGCTACGACAAGCAACAGGCCAATCAGCCACAGCTCAGTTGGCGATTGGGTGGATTCGGAAAATTGACCGAGGGCATTCGCATCCGGGCGGTTGTCTCCCGTGCATACCGCGCTGCAGGCACCTTTTACCGCTTCAACAATTACCGCTATAGAGCTGCGCCCATGGAATTGCAGCCCAACTACAAGCGCGAAGAGGCTGATCTGGTCTCCGAAACGATTCTGAACGGAGAGGCCGGATTGGTCGTCAAACCAGCTAAATGGCTGCAGTTGGAAATGGACTATTTCATGTATCGACTCTCCAATAGCATTTTCTTTGACCAAAATTTCCCGACGGACAGCACAGGTCAGGGCCCCAATCCCAACCTGTCGATTGGTTACCGCAATACCGCATCGAGCGCTGTCTTGCAGGCCGCACAAATGGGAGCTTACCTTGATTTCGGGTGGCTCAAGGCAGATCTTTATGCGCAGCTGAATATCGGTCGCGAAGCCATTGAGGGAATCGACACTTTGGAGGCCTACCGTTCGGTGCCCGGATTTCAGGGCAATGCGGCCATTCACTTTCAAAAGGAGAAATGGTTTCGCCTGTCGATTTTTGGGAGATATGTAGGCCGCATCGAAAACTACTATTTTGCCAAACTCAATGACGGGGTTGTTTCCCAATCTGTCGGCGGATTCTACAACCTCGATGCTGCATTGGGACGCACATTCGCCAAGCGCATCTACCTTTATTTGCGGGTAAAAAACCTGACGAACTCCGTTTCGAGAGGGATTTCCACCAACTTCATCTCCACGCGGCAGTTGCATTACATTCCACAGGAGAGGCGGTTTTTCATTCTGGGCGTCAACTTCATCCTTTGA
- a CDS encoding M3 family oligoendopeptidase, with translation MAITVQPPQKKTRSFVAVDFKVTDWEHLAPYFQQLAEMPLDTVADVERWLEMSSELGFVVDEDKAWRFIHMTCDTTSEPIRKLYDQFSSEILPQLSIQANELLKKLYDSPAFHQLDPQKYLVLTRSVIKRIELFREANVPLSTEIRKRSREFDEIASSFFIEEDGQKLTLQKAAALLEVRDRSRREEIWRKITGARIAERDRLNNLFSDLLELRTQVAKNAGFDSFADFKFEALGRFDYTRKDCYAFHDSIEKVVKPQLVARSRVRQQNLGLPDLRHWDLNVDEFGKDALHPFQNASELIEGSIRILDRLRPQMADNLRVMQSMGHLDLESRLGKAPGGYNYSLPETGVPFIFMNAVGTQSDLTTMLHEAGHAQHSFATQHINIAEFKHMPSELAELASMSMELITLDFLGEFYSDSESLRRARREQLMRPLTLLPWIAAIDAFQFWVYDHPGHTVAERDKAWTDIFLRFHGDYISWAGDENILQSLWQKQGHVYDVPFYYIEYGLAQLGAIAVWRNYRKDPKKGLDDYMHALSLGYTRPIPEVYAAAGIRFDFSEPYIRELIDFIVQEIEKIDRNEFWLLDQPTCLDSANSRPNSIRNPRCPGKGSFVLFSILATGYRR, from the coding sequence ATGGCAATCACTGTTCAACCCCCTCAGAAGAAAACCCGCAGCTTTGTTGCGGTCGATTTCAAAGTCACCGATTGGGAGCACCTCGCACCCTATTTCCAGCAATTGGCCGAAATGCCGCTCGACACCGTGGCCGATGTGGAGCGATGGCTGGAAATGTCATCCGAACTCGGTTTTGTCGTCGATGAGGACAAGGCGTGGCGGTTTATTCACATGACTTGCGACACGACGAGCGAACCCATCCGCAAGCTTTACGATCAGTTCAGTTCCGAGATTTTGCCGCAATTGTCGATTCAGGCGAATGAATTGCTAAAGAAACTCTACGATTCGCCAGCGTTTCATCAACTCGATCCGCAAAAATACCTCGTGCTCACGCGCAGCGTGATCAAGCGCATCGAGCTCTTCCGCGAGGCCAACGTCCCGCTCAGCACAGAAATCAGGAAACGCAGCCGCGAATTCGACGAAATCGCCAGCAGCTTTTTCATCGAAGAGGACGGACAGAAGCTCACCCTGCAAAAGGCTGCCGCATTGCTCGAGGTAAGGGATCGCAGTCGACGGGAAGAAATCTGGCGCAAAATCACCGGCGCAAGGATTGCCGAACGCGACCGCCTCAACAACCTCTTCAGCGACTTGCTCGAATTGCGGACGCAGGTCGCCAAAAATGCGGGCTTTGATTCGTTTGCCGACTTCAAGTTTGAGGCCTTGGGTCGGTTTGACTACACCCGCAAGGACTGCTACGCATTCCACGATTCCATCGAGAAGGTTGTCAAACCCCAATTGGTGGCCCGCAGCCGGGTGCGCCAACAAAATTTGGGCCTGCCCGACTTGCGCCATTGGGACTTGAACGTCGATGAATTCGGAAAGGACGCGCTGCATCCCTTCCAAAACGCATCGGAATTGATCGAAGGGTCGATTCGGATTCTCGACCGCCTGCGTCCGCAGATGGCCGACAACCTGCGGGTGATGCAAAGCATGGGCCACCTCGACCTCGAGTCACGATTGGGCAAAGCCCCCGGAGGTTACAACTATTCGCTGCCCGAGACCGGCGTGCCGTTTATTTTCATGAATGCCGTCGGTACGCAAAGCGACCTCACGACGATGTTGCATGAGGCCGGCCATGCGCAGCATTCATTCGCAACGCAACACATCAACATCGCCGAGTTCAAACACATGCCTTCCGAGCTCGCCGAATTGGCCTCGATGAGCATGGAGTTGATCACACTCGATTTCCTGGGTGAGTTTTATTCCGACTCCGAATCGTTGCGCCGCGCGCGCAGGGAGCAATTGATGCGGCCCTTGACGCTGCTTCCTTGGATCGCTGCCATCGATGCCTTTCAATTTTGGGTCTATGACCATCCCGGCCACACCGTCGCAGAGCGCGACAAAGCTTGGACCGATATTTTCCTCCGCTTCCACGGCGACTATATTTCCTGGGCTGGCGACGAAAACATCCTTCAATCGCTGTGGCAGAAGCAGGGCCATGTTTACGATGTGCCCTTTTACTACATCGAATACGGTCTCGCCCAGCTCGGCGCAATTGCAGTATGGCGCAACTACCGCAAGGATCCCAAAAAGGGATTGGATGACTACATGCATGCGCTTTCGTTGGGATATACAAGGCCAATTCCTGAAGTCTATGCCGCCGCAGGCATCCGATTCGACTTCTCCGAGCCCTATATCCGCGAATTGATCGACTTCATCGTCCAAGAAATCGAAAAAATCGACCGCAACGAGTTCTGGCTGCTTGATCAGCCCACCTGCCTCGATTCTGCAAATTCTCGGCCGAACAGCATCCGCAACCCACGGTGCCCCGGCAAAGGCAGCTTCGTGCTCTTCTCAATCCTTGCCACCGGATACCGCAGGTAA
- a CDS encoding nucleoside 2-deoxyribosyltransferase domain-containing protein, whose protein sequence is MRIIRPPEAVPSEGIAVFLAGSIEMGLAAPWQDALSENLQNTELILLNPRRLDWDSNWRQAADEPAFREQVLWELQGMERAELIVMYLDPATKSPVSLLELGLHARSGKLIVCCPEGFWRKGNVDIVCQHHRVPQVADLAELEAEIRTRLGV, encoded by the coding sequence ATGAGAATTATCCGACCACCGGAAGCCGTTCCCAGCGAAGGCATCGCTGTCTTTTTGGCCGGCAGCATCGAAATGGGACTTGCCGCGCCCTGGCAAGACGCCCTTTCTGAAAATCTCCAAAACACCGAATTGATCTTGCTCAATCCGCGCCGATTGGATTGGGACAGCAATTGGCGGCAAGCCGCCGATGAACCCGCATTCCGTGAACAAGTACTTTGGGAACTGCAGGGCATGGAGCGCGCCGAATTGATTGTGATGTATTTGGATCCGGCAACCAAAAGTCCGGTTTCCCTGCTGGAGTTGGGCTTGCATGCGCGATCAGGGAAGTTGATTGTCTGCTGCCCGGAAGGATTCTGGCGCAAAGGGAATGTGGACATTGTTTGTCAGCACCATCGCGTGCCGCAGGTCGCCGACCTTGCTGAATTGGAAGCAGAAATCCGGACGCGTTTGGGCGTTTGA
- a CDS encoding glycosyltransferase family 39 protein: MSHLLDQEYSWLRIMLLALGLRLTLLGLLADDPLVGDSLQYQLVAERLVHQGEIDTYWPPGMPLYLSGIMKVFGESTIWLRLAMLPWFIWLCHRFYALAYRLHSRPAANLGLLLLAVFPAMIHQSVEPLSYLPAAALLLALFDLMQRYLDQRRRGQLLRMGICLGLLILFRPSAMLFLFGLPALILIRRKKFLPGLTLTVVTLLVVGSWVFVASRDAGRWIPVNEANARNLYLGNNAWTPEYKTWYYGSHWTGDPALPLGFRQQLDTLDHLPAKERGRAFTRMAIQEMKQNPARFFWRTGSRIRTLLAFDSFAGTRLIKAGNESPYLGYAVLAMDGLIYTTILLCSLAFLFSAARREMPGRDIALVSGFLFIYALPYLFSFSHPTYHLPMVPLMLLFGSIWGQVFLHGGLKIPALRRTWLTWLILLLALGIQIEWVIRMV; this comes from the coding sequence TTGAGCCATTTACTTGACCAAGAATATTCTTGGCTCAGGATCATGTTGCTTGCCTTGGGATTACGGCTTACTCTGCTGGGGCTCCTTGCCGACGACCCCTTGGTGGGAGACAGCCTGCAATACCAGCTTGTCGCAGAGAGGCTCGTTCACCAGGGGGAAATTGACACCTATTGGCCGCCCGGCATGCCCTTGTATCTGTCAGGGATCATGAAAGTTTTTGGCGAATCAACGATTTGGCTTCGTTTGGCCATGTTGCCTTGGTTTATTTGGCTCTGCCATCGGTTCTACGCATTGGCCTACCGCCTGCACAGTCGACCTGCTGCAAATCTTGGTTTGCTTCTGCTTGCTGTCTTCCCTGCCATGATCCACCAATCGGTTGAGCCGCTCAGTTATCTTCCCGCAGCAGCCTTGTTGTTGGCACTTTTTGACTTGATGCAACGTTACTTGGATCAGCGACGCCGAGGGCAACTCCTGCGAATGGGCATCTGTTTGGGACTGCTGATCCTTTTCCGACCATCTGCCATGCTTTTCCTTTTCGGTTTGCCCGCCTTGATTTTGATTCGACGGAAAAAATTCCTTCCGGGGCTTACCTTGACTGTTGTGACCTTGCTGGTTGTCGGCAGTTGGGTTTTTGTTGCGAGCCGCGACGCTGGTCGTTGGATACCTGTCAATGAGGCCAATGCACGGAATCTCTACCTTGGCAACAATGCATGGACGCCAGAATACAAAACTTGGTACTATGGTAGTCATTGGACGGGAGATCCGGCCCTGCCGTTGGGGTTCAGGCAACAATTGGACACACTGGATCATCTTCCCGCAAAGGAGCGCGGCAGGGCTTTTACCCGAATGGCGATCCAGGAGATGAAGCAAAATCCAGCCAGATTCTTCTGGCGAACGGGATCGCGCATCCGCACCTTGCTGGCGTTTGACAGCTTTGCGGGAACACGGTTGATCAAGGCAGGAAATGAATCGCCCTACTTGGGCTATGCCGTTTTGGCGATGGACGGCCTGATCTACACCACGATTCTGCTCTGCAGCCTGGCCTTTTTGTTTTCCGCTGCCCGCCGGGAAATGCCGGGTCGCGACATTGCCTTGGTCTCCGGATTCCTGTTCATTTATGCATTGCCCTACTTGTTTTCTTTTTCCCATCCGACCTACCACCTCCCTATGGTGCCGCTGATGCTGCTTTTTGGCAGTATTTGGGGGCAAGTTTTTTTGCATGGCGGCCTCAAAATTCCGGCATTGCGACGTACTTGGCTCACTTGGCTGATCCTCCTTCTGGCATTGGGGATACAGATCGAATGGGTCATTCGGATGGTTTGA
- the serA gene encoding phosphoglycerate dehydrogenase, protein MAEQQYYVFDFDSTFVQVEALEELAEISLKGSKNREKAIQEIREITDLGIEGKISFTDGLRKRLSIIEANSEHLEKLIRRLRKKVSKSISRNQTFFTANRDKIYVISAGFKEFIVPIVADFGIPADRVFGNTFTFDKKGNINGFDKANVLSQSGGKVKQLEALGLKGEIFVVGDGYTDYQMKFGGEKVKFFAFTENIDRESASSNADHVTPSLDEFLYHNNLPMEISYPKNRIRVLLLENIHAQAEEAMRSEGYQVERLTKALSEDELCEAIKGVSILGIRSKTRVTKKVLAAADRLAAIGAFCIGTNQIDLEASLERGVAVFNAPYSNTRSVVELVIGEIILLMRGIPEKDRLTHRGIWDKSANNSNEIRGKTLGIVGYGNIGSQLSVLAEGLGMKVIFFDKVDKLALGNAQRMTNLRALLKTADIVSLHVDGDMSNRDFFGEKEIAMMKDGAILLNLSRGFVVDVKALAKALKSGKLRGAGVDVFPKEPASNDDPFETELQGIPNVILTPHVGGSTTEAQMDIAAYVPDKLINYINTGNSFMSVNFPHLQLPLMANVHRLLHIHRNVPGILAQINQVLSAHGCNIEGQYLKTNETIGYVITDINKKYDTEVIKALRGIENTIKFRVLY, encoded by the coding sequence ATGGCAGAGCAGCAGTATTATGTATTCGACTTTGACAGCACCTTTGTGCAAGTCGAGGCATTGGAAGAATTGGCGGAAATCTCCCTCAAGGGTAGCAAAAACCGCGAAAAGGCAATTCAAGAAATTCGCGAAATCACGGACTTGGGCATCGAGGGCAAAATTTCCTTCACGGATGGCCTCCGCAAGCGTCTGTCGATCATCGAAGCCAATTCGGAGCATCTGGAAAAGCTCATTCGCAGACTTAGAAAGAAGGTTTCCAAGTCCATTTCCCGGAATCAGACCTTTTTTACCGCCAATCGCGACAAGATTTACGTGATTTCAGCCGGATTCAAAGAGTTTATCGTACCGATCGTGGCTGATTTTGGCATTCCGGCGGATCGTGTCTTCGGAAATACATTCACCTTTGACAAAAAGGGCAACATCAACGGCTTTGACAAGGCGAATGTGTTGTCCCAATCCGGCGGTAAGGTTAAACAACTCGAAGCGTTAGGCCTCAAAGGCGAAATTTTCGTCGTTGGAGATGGCTACACCGACTATCAGATGAAGTTTGGTGGAGAGAAGGTCAAGTTTTTTGCCTTCACGGAAAATATTGACCGCGAAAGTGCAAGTTCCAACGCCGATCATGTCACGCCGAGCCTCGACGAATTCCTCTACCACAACAATCTCCCGATGGAGATCAGCTATCCCAAAAACCGCATCCGGGTGCTGCTGCTCGAGAACATCCACGCGCAAGCAGAGGAGGCGATGCGCAGCGAAGGCTATCAAGTCGAGCGCCTGACCAAGGCCTTGAGCGAGGATGAGCTTTGCGAAGCGATCAAAGGCGTGAGCATTTTGGGCATCCGGTCCAAAACCCGGGTCACCAAAAAGGTCTTGGCCGCTGCCGACCGGCTCGCCGCAATCGGTGCCTTTTGCATCGGCACCAACCAAATCGACTTGGAAGCGAGCTTGGAGCGCGGTGTCGCCGTCTTCAATGCGCCTTACAGCAATACGCGCAGCGTCGTCGAACTCGTCATCGGCGAGATCATCCTGCTCATGCGCGGCATTCCCGAGAAAGACCGTCTCACGCACCGCGGCATCTGGGACAAAAGCGCCAACAACAGCAATGAGATTCGCGGAAAAACCCTCGGCATCGTCGGCTATGGCAATATCGGATCGCAATTGAGTGTGCTCGCCGAAGGTCTGGGCATGAAGGTGATCTTTTTTGACAAGGTCGACAAACTTGCCCTTGGCAACGCGCAGCGCATGACCAACCTGCGTGCCTTGCTCAAAACCGCCGATATCGTGTCGCTGCATGTCGATGGCGATATGAGCAACCGGGACTTTTTTGGCGAAAAGGAAATTGCCATGATGAAAGATGGCGCCATTTTGCTCAACCTGAGCCGCGGCTTTGTTGTCGATGTCAAGGCCTTGGCCAAGGCCCTCAAATCAGGCAAGCTCCGTGGAGCCGGCGTGGACGTATTCCCCAAGGAACCTGCAAGCAACGACGACCCCTTCGAAACCGAATTGCAAGGAATTCCGAATGTGATTTTGACGCCGCACGTGGGCGGCAGCACCACCGAAGCGCAGATGGACATCGCGGCCTATGTGCCCGACAAGCTCATCAACTACATCAACACCGGCAATTCATTCATGTCGGTCAATTTCCCGCACCTGCAACTTCCGCTCATGGCCAATGTGCATCGCCTGTTGCACATCCACCGCAACGTTCCCGGCATATTGGCGCAAATCAACCAGGTTTTGTCCGCCCACGGTTGCAATATCGAAGGCCAATACCTCAAGACCAACGAGACCATCGGCTATGTGATCACGGACATCAACAAAAAATACGATACCGAGGTGATCAAAGCCCTGCGCGGAATCGAGAACACAATCAAATTCAGGGTTTTGTATTGA
- a CDS encoding nucleotide pyrophosphohydrolase: protein MTLHEAQETVDLWIKEYGVRYFSELTNMAMLTEEVGEVARIIARQYGDQSFKPSDRDKQLDDELADVLFVLICLANQTGIDLEAAFRRNLEKKTARDSHRHKDNEKLH from the coding sequence ATGACATTGCACGAAGCACAGGAAACCGTGGACCTTTGGATCAAAGAATACGGCGTGCGCTATTTCTCGGAACTCACCAACATGGCGATGTTGACAGAGGAGGTCGGCGAAGTCGCACGCATCATCGCCCGACAATACGGCGACCAAAGCTTCAAGCCCAGCGACCGCGACAAGCAGCTCGACGACGAACTTGCAGACGTGCTATTCGTCTTGATTTGCCTCGCCAACCAAACCGGCATTGATTTGGAGGCAGCATTTCGACGGAACCTTGAGAAAAAAACGGCGCGTGACAGCCATCGACACAAGGACAACGAAAAGCTGCACTAG
- a CDS encoding D-tyrosyl-tRNA(Tyr) deacylase gives MRAVIQRVKHANVKVAGTTIGEIGHGLLVLLGITHDDGFSDNDWMLKKLLQLRIFNDADGKMNLSVTDVAGSILVVSQFTLYADAKKGNRPSYIRSAPPAISIPLYDNFVADLQARFTGKVATGEFGAMMDVELLNDGPVTIILDSRQQDF, from the coding sequence ATGCGTGCCGTCATCCAACGAGTGAAACATGCCAACGTCAAGGTTGCAGGGACTACCATCGGCGAAATTGGCCATGGTTTGCTGGTTTTGTTGGGCATTACCCATGACGATGGCTTCAGTGACAACGATTGGATGCTCAAAAAGCTGCTTCAGTTGCGGATTTTCAACGATGCGGATGGAAAAATGAACCTTTCGGTGACGGATGTTGCGGGGAGCATCCTTGTTGTCTCGCAGTTTACGTTGTACGCCGATGCCAAGAAGGGCAACCGTCCGAGTTATATCCGCTCGGCACCGCCTGCCATTTCGATTCCATTGTATGACAATTTCGTCGCCGACCTCCAAGCACGGTTTACCGGCAAGGTAGCTACAGGAGAATTTGGCGCCATGATGGATGTCGAATTGCTCAATGACGGCCCGGTGACGATCATCCTGGACTCACGCCAACAAGATTTTTAG
- a CDS encoding aminotransferase class V-fold PLP-dependent enzyme: MNIDTPRSYICPAMIYFTAGPSQIYPTVPQHLQNAVRDGILSISHRGSQFTDIYAKMESGLRAVLEVPEDYHIFLFSSATEIWERMALNCVERESFHLVNGNFSQSFAEIAKRCGKQVGIHQVGDFEGFDMDQVVVPDSAELIAAIANESSTGVMTPPEDLYKLRHRYPDKLLVVDAVSALPTWRVDISQLDGLYFSVQKGFGLPAGLGVLILSPRMLERGLELERKGQFVGTYHRWSKLQEMSLKRQTPATPNVLGIYLLAQVCADMAPAMDALLHAHEEKFRLLSDFVAHHPMLDFAVKDARVCSNTVAVVDTKYPDVKAKMKDVERQGFVLGSGYGKFADRQMRISNFPGTSVEDMKALLRVL; encoded by the coding sequence TTGAATATCGACACGCCAAGGAGCTATATTTGCCCTGCAATGATCTACTTCACCGCAGGGCCTTCCCAAATTTATCCCACTGTTCCGCAGCACCTTCAAAATGCTGTCAGGGACGGTATTCTCTCCATTTCCCACCGTGGATCACAATTCACCGACATCTACGCCAAGATGGAGTCCGGGCTGAGAGCCGTTTTGGAAGTACCGGAAGACTATCACATTTTTCTGTTTTCATCCGCGACCGAGATTTGGGAGCGCATGGCATTAAATTGTGTCGAGCGAGAATCCTTCCACCTCGTCAATGGCAACTTCTCGCAAAGCTTTGCTGAGATCGCCAAACGTTGCGGAAAGCAGGTTGGTATTCATCAGGTGGGTGATTTCGAAGGCTTTGACATGGATCAGGTGGTCGTGCCAGACTCCGCCGAATTGATCGCTGCCATCGCGAATGAAAGCAGTACCGGCGTCATGACGCCGCCCGAAGACCTTTACAAACTACGGCATCGCTACCCGGACAAGCTCTTGGTGGTGGATGCCGTTTCTGCCCTGCCGACTTGGCGGGTCGATATTTCGCAGCTCGACGGCCTTTACTTTTCGGTCCAAAAAGGATTCGGACTCCCCGCCGGACTCGGCGTGTTGATCTTGAGCCCAAGAATGTTGGAGCGCGGTTTGGAACTCGAGCGCAAAGGTCAATTCGTCGGAACCTACCACCGCTGGAGCAAGTTGCAGGAGATGAGCCTCAAAAGGCAAACCCCCGCGACGCCCAATGTCTTGGGAATTTACCTGCTCGCGCAGGTGTGCGCAGACATGGCGCCCGCGATGGATGCGCTTTTGCATGCACATGAGGAGAAGTTTCGCCTGCTGTCTGACTTCGTCGCGCATCATCCCATGCTGGACTTTGCCGTGAAGGATGCAAGGGTGTGCAGCAACACCGTGGCGGTCGTCGATACAAAATATCCCGATGTCAAGGCCAAGATGAAGGACGTCGAAAGACAGGGATTTGTCCTCGGCTCCGGCTATGGAAAATTCGCCGATCGCCAAATGCGTATCTCCAATTTCCCTGGAACGAGCGTAGAGGATATGAAAGCTTTGTTACGGGTTTTGTAA
- a CDS encoding DUF937 domain-containing protein has translation MTIFNIYSGQLGEQQFAVIAQSIGSTKDQAVIGSSLIVPILVSAMARNTRSEAGANALANELDRDHDGSILTKIAALYANPAIGHGDVQLASILGNHRAEAEQLVSKESGLSASATTKLFLITTPLVLGMIGMKKRQDKINAALLSKMLNDYAAIHEREESGEEEPQAEASGMGGFLNNIPGLSGITSKLGPVTGLLKSGNFSGIGKMITGLLDKNQDGSVMDDIQGMAGGFLSGKK, from the coding sequence ATGACAATCTTCAACATCTACAGCGGTCAATTGGGCGAGCAACAATTTGCGGTCATTGCCCAGAGCATCGGTTCTACCAAGGATCAGGCTGTCATCGGTTCCAGTTTGATCGTGCCCATCTTGGTGAGCGCCATGGCGCGCAATACGCGTAGCGAAGCCGGTGCAAATGCCCTTGCCAATGAGCTGGACCGCGACCACGACGGCAGCATCCTCACGAAGATCGCGGCACTTTATGCCAATCCCGCGATTGGCCATGGCGATGTGCAGCTTGCTTCAATCTTGGGCAACCACCGCGCCGAGGCAGAACAATTGGTCAGCAAAGAAAGCGGATTGAGTGCCTCTGCGACCACCAAGCTTTTCCTGATCACGACCCCCTTGGTTTTGGGGATGATCGGTATGAAGAAACGTCAAGACAAAATCAATGCTGCGCTTCTTTCCAAAATGCTGAATGACTACGCAGCCATTCACGAGCGTGAGGAAAGCGGCGAAGAAGAGCCACAGGCTGAAGCTTCAGGCATGGGTGGCTTCCTCAACAATATCCCGGGCTTGTCGGGCATTACAAGCAAGCTCGGACCGGTTACCGGCTTGCTCAAAAGCGGAAACTTCTCTGGCATCGGCAAGATGATCACCGGTCTTTTGGACAAGAACCAGGACGGTAGCGTCATGGATGACATCCAGGGCATGGCCGGCGGATTTTTGAGCGGAAAAAAATAG